The nucleotide sequence GTGATTCCCGCCCACTGGAGGAAGCGCGCGAGCGTGCGCCGGTTGAACGGGCTGGTATCGGCCACCAGCACCCGGCGGTCGCCCAGCGGAATGCCGAGGTCGATCCCGTAGAGGGTGGAGGGGGACGACCCGGAGGGAGGCCCGGGGGGAGAAAGGTCTGCCGCACAGGCCATGCTGGCCGCTCCGGTGGTCATGGCGGGCCGGCCGTCAGTCGTCGATGGAGAAGACCTTGTGGAACTTGGCGATGGTGATCAGCCGCTGCACCTCGTCGCGGGCGCCGCGCAGCGTGAACTGCAGGTTCCGCTTCTCCGCCGTATCCTTCGCGATAATGAACATGCCGAGCCCGGAGGAATCGACGAAGTCCAGGCCGGACAGGTCGAAGACGATCCGGTGCCCCGGCGGCCGTTCGAACGCGGCGATCACCGAGCGGAACGTGTCGTGGTCCGAATAGGTCATCCGGCCCTTCAGGCGGATTTCCGTGCTGTCCTGCGCATCGTGGACGCTGTAATCCATCCTGGTATTCCGCTGTTGTGCCGCATCATTGCGAATGATCTTCGCAGGAGCGGTCTGGTCGGTCATGAGCATCGTCGGCCGGCTGATCTTAGAATCCGGAGAGTTTCACTTTGATGACAAGGCAGTTGGCATTGCCCGACATTTGCCGCCTTATCACACGCGACAAGCGAACGATGCAAGTCCCGCTTCGCTGCGGCGCGGGATGTCAAGTATTTGCCTAAAATTACCGCAATAACGGATGCTGAACGGCCGGCCCGGATGATCGGCCGGGGCCGGCGTCCGCCAGGGCGGCCGGTCAGGGCAGGGCGGCGGACTCGGTGCGCGGGGCGGCGAGCGTGCCGGCGACTCCGGCCATCAGGGCGGCCGACCAGGCGGCGCGCGCCTCCTGGCAGCCGGCGGCGGCGGGCTGCGCGGTCATGGCCGGCCGCAGCACCGGCAGGCCCTGCGCGGCGGCCTGGGAGGCGGCCTGGGAGGCGGCTGCCGCCTCCCCCGCCTGCGCCGCCGGCGCCGGGTCGAGCAGCAGGACCGGGATCCCCGCGGCCTTCGCCCGCCCGGCGAATCGGGTGAGGGCGGGCAGGCCCGGCAGATCGCCCTCGTCCCGGCCGGCGGCCGGCGGGGCGGCCCCGGCCGGGACGAGGGCGCAGCTCCGGCCATACTGGATCGCCACCTGGTCGGGCAGGACGTCGCGTCCCTGCCACAGCCCGGCGAGCGCCAGCAGGGTCGCCTCGACGTCGCCGAGCCCGCTGCGCTCCCGTGCCAGCACCCCGCGGTCGACCAGCACCAGGGTCGGCTTCAGCCGCAGGATGCGGTCGAGCAGGGGCGTGAAGTCGGCGAACTCCCCCTGCGGATGGACGATGCGCAGGAACTGGAGCTGGTCCACCCCATGGCGTGCCGCGACCTCCGCCATGCCCGATTCGTCCAGCGTCCGGTCACGCAGGCCGCCGCCGCCGAGCGCCACCACCGTGACCGGCGCCGTCTGCCGCCCGGCCCGGTCCGCCATGTTGGCGATGCGGTTCAGGTTGAAGCGGACGAAGGCCTCCATCCGCATCTGGTGCGCCATCCAGAGGCCGCCACCCGCTGCCGCCAGCAGCAGCACGGCCAGCAGGCCGAGCGCGACCGGCCAGCGCCGGCGGTGCCGGGGGCCGGAGCGGGGGAGGGCGGCGGCTCCTCCGGAGCGAAGGGGCCGGGGGCTCTCAGCTCGGGAGGGCCCGGCCGGGGGGACGGGCCGGGGGCGGAGGACGAAGGTTCGGTCATCGGTGGCTCGCCACGGCAACGGCAGGGGGCAACAGCAGGGGGGCAACAGCAGGGGGCAGGGGCCGGCGGTCTGCGCGCCGGCCCTCCCGGCAACAACGCCCCCGGCGGCGTCCCGGCGCCCGGATCATTGGGGGTGGCCCCGCCTCCTTCGGCCCCGTCTCTTTCGGAGATCCCCGCGGATGGTCCTGATTTGCCGCGGTGGTGCCGCTTCGTGTAGGCTGCAACCAGCGAACGGCAGCCTGCGAGGACAGGGCGATGAGCAAGGAAGTCCGCACCTTCACGATTCCCGACGCGGCTGCGGAGGAGGCGCAGGCCCATCTGTCGGCCTTCCTGCGCACGGTGGAGGTCGAGCGAATCGACACCGCCTATGCCGACGGGGCGTGGCGGGTGCTGGTCCTCTTCCAGGACCTGAAGCGCAAGGAGGAGTCGCAGCAGATCGAGGCGGCGATCATCGGCGCGCTGAATGTCTGGCGCGACCGCACCGCCAATGCCCAGGGAACCACGCGCGACGCCGTGCTCGCCGACGATCTGGTGGCGGAGATCGCCCGCTTCGCCCCGACCACCGAGCATGAGCTGTCCATCATCATCGGCGCCCGCGACCAGTCCGTCGCCGTCGGCCAGCATGGCGGCGAGATCGTGCAGGTCGTCCGCTCGACCCTCGACCTGCTGATCGACTGAGCGTCTGTCCGCCTGTCCGGCAAAGGGTGGGGCACCGGGAAAAATCTGCCGCGTCCTATGCGGTTGGCACGGCCTTCGCGGCCGGCCGCCTCAACCAAAGGAAGCCGAAGCTCGACTTAAGCGAGCGTTCTGCGCATCCCTCCGCCGTGCCAGCATGAGCCCGATCCGAACAGGGCGTCATCGGCACGGCAGGACCAGTCTTGGCGACGCGTATTTCCCACCCCGGGCGGCTTCCGGCCTCCGCCGGCCAGCCCGCACAGCAGGAGGCGGCCGGGCAGACCGGAGAGCCCGCCTACACCACCCCCGACTATGCCTCCATCGCCCGGCAGTTCGCGGCGCTCAGCCATCATATGGCGGAGCGGGCACGGAAGACCGGCGACGGCCGGCTGCGCCATCTGGCCGAACGGTTCGGCCGGCGGGCGGACGAGATGATGGACGACCTCTGCCGTCCGGTCTCCCGTCCGCGGGCCGGCGCCGACGAGCGCTGACGAGCGCCTGCCGTCCGGCCGCTATTCCTTGGCACCCTCCTTGGTGGCGTCGCGCTGCGGGCCGCGGTTCAGCGAAGTCATGCTGTCGTCATAGCGGAACTCCGGCATGTCGCGCACGCTGGCCTGCGTCACGTCGCGCAGCTTCAGCGCGTTGTTGCCGGGATCGACCTCCACCAGCTTCATGTCCGCGGCGATGTCCTTGCCGCCGATGCCGAGGAAGCCGCCGCTGCGCACGACGATCAACTGCGCCTGGCCGTCCGGCCCCAGGATCACGTCGGTGACCTTGCCGATGGTCTGGTCGTCGGCGCCGACCACCGACTTGTTCATCAACTGCTCGACGCTCGGCGCGCCGCCGCTGCCCAGCGACGGGCTCAGCGACCCGCGCACCGGCGCGTTCTGCGCGTCCGGCACGGTGGCGTTGCCGGCCGGTGCCTGGGCCGCCGCGACGCCGGTCATCAGGGCGAAAGCCGACAGGGTCGCAATCAACATCTTGTGCATGACAGGGCTCCTTCCCGTGCGGTTGCAGCGGATCTAACCGCTGCGACGCCCGATGGTTGCATCCCGCCGGCGAGCCTCAGGCCGAGTCGTGCCGGTGCCGCCGGAGGTACCTCTCCCGAGTCGGGGGCTGTCGCGCATCTGGTGGGCCGGCGCCGCGGCAGCCGCTAAAGCTAGGGTTCTCCAGGCCTTCAGGCGTCGGCTCGGCCGACGGTCCGGACGGCGCGCCGGGCCTCCACGCCCTTGGGAAGTCTTTTTTCGGAGAGGGGCGGAACCGGCGGCGCCGCAACGGCGTTCACGAGCCAGGGCCTAGATTTTGGGACGTCAAGCAAGAAAGGAGCACAAGATGTAGATATCGAACTTGCCCCGCCCAGCCCTGGGTGTCTAGGATGCGCCCAACGTACAGGATCTAGCGTCCGGCGGCCAGCGAGAGCTGCGCCCTATCGCCCGCAGGTCCGGACTGCAGCCAGAGGGAGAGCGTTTCATCATGCGGATCCAGCGTCGTTTCACGATCGAGGGTCAGGATGCCTACGCGGCGATCGGCTTCCGCCGGGCCACCAGCGAGATCCGGAACCCCGATGGATCGGTGGTGTTTTCGCAGACCGACATCGAAGTGCCGGAGAACTTCAGCCAGGTCGCCAGCGACATCCTGGCCCAGAAGTATTTCCGCAAGGCCGGCGTTCCCGCAGCCCTTCGCAGCGTCGAGGAGAACACCGTTCCCTCCTGGCTGTGGCGCAAGGAAGCCGACCAGGAGGCGCTGGCGGCCCTGCCGAAGGAGAAGCGCTACGTCGGCGAGCAGTCCGCCAAGCAGGTCTTCGACCGGCTGGCCGGCACCTGGACCTATTGGGGCTGGAAGGGCGGCTATTTCGATACCGAGGCCGACGCCCGCGCCTTCAACGACGAGCTGCGCTTCATGCTGGCCGCCCAGATGGCGGCGCCGAACAGCCCGCAGTGGTTCAACACCGGCCTGCACTGGGCCTACGGCATCGACGGCCCCAGCCAGGGCCACTTCTACGTCGATTTCAAGACCGGCCTGCTGACCTCCTCGGCCTCGGCCTACGAGCACCCGCAGCCGCACGCCTGCTTCATCCAGTCCGTCGCCGACGACCTCGTCAACGAGGGCGGCATCATGGACCTGTGGGTGCGCGAGGCGCGCCTGTTCAAGTACGGCTCGGGCACCGGCTCCAACTTCTCCCGCCTGCGCGGCGAGGGTGAGAAGCTGGCCGGCGGCGGCAAGTCGTCGGGCCTGATGAGCTTCCTGAAGATCGGCGACCGCGCGGCCGGCGCCATCAAGTCGGGCGGCACCACCCGCCGGGCGGCCAAGATGGTCACGGTGGACATGGACCACCCGGACATCGAGGCCTACATCGACTGGAAGGTGACCGAGGAGCAGAAGGTCGCCGCCCTGGTGACCGGCTCCAAGGTCTGCCAGAAGCACCTGACGGCCGTCATGGCCGCGGCGCAGTCCGGCACCGACCCGAAGGAGAACAAGGAGCTCAAGAAGGCGATCCTCGCCGCCCGCCGCGACCAGGTGTCGGAGAACTACATCCAGCGCGTGGTCCAGTTCGCGTCGCAGGGCTTCAAGAGCATCGAGTTCAAGACCTACAACACCGACTGGGATTCCGAAGCCTACCTGACGGTGGCCGGCCAGAACTCCAACAACTCCGTGCGCGTGTCGAACGACTTCGTGCAGGCGGTGCTGGACGACGCCGACTGGAACCTGATCGCCCGCACCACCGGCAAGGTCCACAAGACCGTCCGCGCCCGCGACCTGTGGGAGAAGGTCGGCTATGCCGCCTGGGCCTGCGCCGATCCGGGCGTGCAGTTCGACACCACCATCAACGAGTGGCACACCTGCCCGGCCTCGGGGCGCATCAACGCCTCGAACCCGTGCTCGGAGTACATGTTCCTCGACGACACGGCCTGCAACCTCGCCTCGCTGAACCTGATGTCGTTCCGCCGCAAGGACGGGTCCTTCGACGTCGAGGCGTTCGAGCATGCCTGCCGCCTGTGGACCGTCGTGCTGGAAATCTCCGTGCTGATGGCGCAGTTCCCCTCGAAGGAGATCGCCCAGCTCTCCTACGAGTTCCGCACGCTCGGCCTCGGCTTCGCCAACCTCGGCGGCCTGCTGATGGCGTCGGGCCTGCCCTACGACTCCGACGAGGGCCGCGCCTACTGCGCCGGCATCTCCGCCGTCATGACCGGCGTCGCCTACGCCACCTCGGCCGAGATGGCGCAGGAGCTGGGGGCCTTCCCCGGCTATGAGGCGAACCGCGACCACATGCTGCGGGTCATCCGCAACCACCGCCGCGCCGCCAACGGCGAGATGGACGGCTACGAGGCGCTGACCGTCAGGCCGGTGCCCTTCGTCGCCGACCTCTGCCCGGACCAGGAGCTGGCGCTGGCCGCCGTGCGGGTGTGGGACGAGGCGCTGGAGCTGGGCGAGGTCCACGGCTTCCGCAACGCCCAGGCCACCGTCGTCGCCCCGACCGGCACCATCGGCCTGGTCATGGACTGCGACACCACCGGCATCGAGCCGGACTTCGCCCTGGTGAAGTTCAAGAAGCTGGCCGGCGGCGGCTACTTCAAGATCGTCAACCGGCTGGTGCCGGAGGCGCTGAAGACGCTCGGCTACACGCCGGAGCAGATCAAGGAGATCGAGCTCTACGCGGTCGGCCACGGCACGCTGCGCAACGCCCCAGGCATCGACCATGCCGCGCTGAAGGCCAAGGGCTTCACCGACGAGGTGCTGGAGAAGCTGGAGGGCAGCCTCGCCACCGCCTTCGACATCAAGTTCGTCTTCAACAAGTGGACGATCGGCGCCGCCTTCTGCGTCGAGACGCTGGGCATCCCGGCCGAGACGCTGGACGCGCCGGGCTTCGACCTGCTGTCGCACCTGGGCTTCGCCAAGGCCGACATCGAGGCGGCGAACACCTTCTGCTGCGGCGCCATGACGCTGGAGGGCGCTCCCTACCTGCGCGAGGAGCATCTGCCGGTCTTCGACTGTGCCAACCCCTGCGGCCGCATCGGCAAGCGCTACCTGTCCTGGGCCAGCCACATCACCATGATGGCCGCCGCCCAGCCCTTCATCTCCGGCGCCATCTCCAAGACCATCAACATGCCGAACGCGGCGACGGTCGACGAGTGCAAGGACGCCTACCTGATGTCCTGGCGCCTGGGCCTGAAGGCCAATGCGCTCTACCGCGACGGCTCCAAGCTCAGCCAGCCGCTGCAGGCCGCGGTGCTGGACGACGAGGACGGCGAGACCGCCGAGGCGATCGCCGAGGCCGGCACCGCCGCCCGCACCCAGATCGTGTCCGAGCGCATCGTCGAGAAGGTGGTCGAGAAGATCATCGAGCGGAAGGCCTCCTCCCGCGAGCGCCTGCCGCACCGCCGCAAGGGCTATACCCAGAAGGCGATCGTCGGCGGCCACAAGGTCTATCTGCGCACCGGCGAGTATGAGGACGGCCGGCTGGGCGAGATCTTCATCGACATGCACAAGGAGGGTGCGGCCTTCCGGTCGCTGATGAACAACTTCGCCATCGCGGTGTCGATCGGCCTGCAGTACGGCGTGCCGCTCGAGGAGTTCGTGGAGGCCTTCACCTTCACCCGCTTCGAGCCGTCGGGCATGGTCAGCGGCAACGACACCATCAAGATGGCGACCTCGGTCATCGACTACATCTTCCGCGAGATCGCCATCTCCTACCTCGGCCGCAGCGACCTCGCCCATGCCACGCCGGAGGACCTGATCCCCTTCACCGTCGGCACGGGCGACCGCCAGGGCGACCTGCCGGCCGACACGGTGCAGCCGTCGGACATCGTCCGCAAGGTGACCTCCACCGGCTATGTCCGCAACAACCTGAACCTGCGCGTCTTCGACGGCGGTCAGGCCCAGCGGGTGTCGGCCGCCCAGGCCCTGCTCGCCACCGGCACCGACGGCGTCGCCGCCACGGCCACCGCCTCGGCCAGCGCCGTCGCGGCCAGCCCGGCGGTCTCCACCGCCACGGCGGTCGGGGTGGCCACCGCCTCCTCGGTGACGGGCACGGCCTATGGCGGCAGCACGAGCGACCAGCGCTTCGACCGCATCCGCGAGGCCCGCGCCCGCGGCTATGAGGGCGATCCCTGCGGCGAGTGCGGGAACATGACCCTGGTGCGCAACGGCACCTGCCTGAAGTGCGACAGCTGCGGTTCGACCACCGGCTGCAGCTGATCAGGGCAAGCGAGATCGGCCGGGGCCTCGGCTCCGGCCGGAAAGGGCATGCGGCGGCGGACGGGCGCCTCCGCCGCATGAGCCGGCCCATCCCCGGCGCAGCAGAAAAGGGCACGGCGAAAGCCGTGCCCTTTGTCTGTTCGCGGGGGGGCGGAGGTGACGCGGGTCAGCCGGCCCGCACGCTCGACAGGAAGCTGCTGACCTCGCTCCGCAGCCGGTCGGCGTTCTGCGACAGGGTGCCCGCGGTCGCCAGCAGCGAGTCGGCGGACCGCCCGGTGTTGGCGGCGGAGTGGCTGACGCTGTCGATGGTGTTGGACACGCCGCGGGTGGCCTGCGCCGCCGCCTGCACGTTGCGGGCGATCTCCTGGGTGGTGGCGCCCTGCTCCTCGATGGCGGCGGCGATGCCGGACGAGATCTGGCGCACCTGGTCGATCACCGTGCCGATGCTCTTGATCGCCTCGACCGTGCGCCGGGTTTCCTCCTGCACGGCGGTGATCTGGGTGCTGATCTCCTCGGTCGCCTTGGCGGTCTGGTTGGCGAGGCTCTTGACTTCGTTGGCGACCACGGCGAAGCCCTTGCCCGCCTCGCCGGCCCGCGCCGCCTCGATGGTGGCGTTCAGCGCCAGCAGGTTGGTCTGGCTGGCGATGTCGTTGATCAGCTTGATCACCTCGCTGATCTTGGCGGCCGCGGCGGCGAGGCCGACGACCATCGTGTTGGTCCGCGCCGTCTCGTCGGAGGCGGTGGCCGACACGCGGGCCGCCTCGGTGACCTGCCGGCTGATCTCGGAAATCGAGGCCGACAGCTCCTCGGCGGCGGCGGCGACCGTCTGCACGTTGGTCGTCGCCTGGCTCGCGGCATTCGCGACGCTCTGGGTCTGCTCCGCCGCCTCGCGGGCCGAGGACGACATCACCTGGACCGACTCCCTCATCTCCGTGGTGGAGCCGGACACCATCTGCACGACGTTCATCACGTTGGCCTCGAAGCGGGAGGCCAGGGCGGCCAGCTGGTCCTTCTTCTCCTGCTCCGCCATCTTCTGGTCATGGATGTCGATGAGGGAGCCGCAGGCCCGCTGGGCCGTGCCCGACGAATCGCGGGCGACGCCGCCGATGGCGCGGAACCAGCGGTAGGTGCCGTTCTTCATGCGCAGCCGGTAGGCGACGTCGTAGTTGGTGCGCCCGCTGCGGTCGGCGAGGCAGGCGCCGAACGCCGCGAAGGTGGGCTGCACGTCGTCCGGATGCAGCCGGTCGGCCCAGGACGCCATCACGTCGGGAAAGTCCGATGGGTTTTCGAAGCCGACGAGGCGGCGGAACTCGGCCGACCAGCGCCAGCTGCTCTGCGGATGGGCGGGGTCGCCGTTGTGCAGCTTGGCATCCCACAGGCCGACGCCGGCATGGCGGTTCAGCAGGGCCAGCAATTCGGAGTCGCCGTTGTTCTTGTCGCGGGAAAAAAACATGGTCCATTTCCTCCCATTGTCGGAACCGCGCGGCCCGCGTCCGGACGGCGACCGATGCATTGCCGGGAGGACCGCGGCGCCTTGCCGGCGGTTCACGGGACCCGGGTTGCATTCTTTGCTACGGAGCGGGCTGGATCAAATAATCGGATGAGTTCCGGATGTGTTGCAGTGCGGCCGGGTTGCGCCGCGGCAGGCGCCGCGGCTCTGTCCCAAGACGAGACATGGCCTTGATGGTGTGACGGAAATATTGAAGAGACATGAACGCGGCGTCACACCCGGTCCGCCAGCGGCAGGTTGACCAGCAGGTTCTGCGGCTTCAGCTTCAGCAGCCGCTTGTCCGTCATCGCCAGCCCGAGATAGACCGGCCGGCCGGCGAGGTCGGGGCGCATGTCGGCGGGATCGGCGAACTCCAGCCGGAACAGGGCGAGGATGCGGGCCAGCCGCTCCTGCCCGACCTCCACGCCGTTGTAGAGGTCGTTCATGATGGCCGTCGCCTCGCCGTCGAGCCCGACATGCCAGACCCAGCGGTCGTCGCGGATCTGCTGCACCGGCTGGATCGACACCGTGACGCCGAGGAAATGCGCCACCCAGCCCTCCAGCACGCGGGCGAGCGCGTCGAGCCCGGCGGCGGCGAAGGTGACGTCCAGCACCGTGTCGTGGCGCTGGTCGCGCTCCCAATAGGCGGGGTGGTTGGTCTCGTCGAGGATGTCCAGCTCGACCTGCCGCGGCGCGGTGCCGGCCTCGACCACCAGCCGGCCCAGGCTGCCGAAGCCGCCGGTGGCGGCCATCATCTCCACCGTCTCGCGGTCGGCCAGCCGCACCCGCCCGTCATCCACCGACACGGTCTGTTCGCGGAACAGCAGCTCGCCGGCGCGGGCGCGCAGGCCGGACGGCGTCCCGTCCAGGAGGCCGCGGACGATGGCATGGACGAGCTGGTCGACGAACAGGCCCGGCACCCCGCGCACCCCCTCGCGGAACAGGCGCAGATAGCAGCCCTCCAGCGTGCCGGCGGCCAGCAGGCGGTCGCGGAAGGCGAGCCAGACCCGCCAGTTGTCGCGGGCGTCGGGATCGGCCAGCACCTCCACCAGCGCGTCGGGCACCGGGCGGCCGGGGTCCTCCATCAGGCCGGCATGCAGCGTCCGCTCGGCCGGGCAGGCCTCTTCGGGCGGGCGCATCTCCGGACGCAGCAGATAGGCGCGCAGGAAGTCCGGCGTGACCGCCAGATGCCCCTGGGCATCGCGCTCCAGCAGATGGTAACCGGACTCTCTCCAGAAATCGGGCATGGCGGGGACCTGTCGGGGACGGAGTGCTATCGGGCGGCGGCCGGCACCGGGGCGGGCACGGTCCTGGCGAGGAAGGCGTCGATGTCCGCCCAGACCCGGTCGCGGATGGCGTCGCGCTCCATCAGAAGCTCGTGCTTCGCGTCGGGATAGTCCAGCACGGTCATGGCCGGCATCCGCCGCGCCACGGCCCAGTGGGCGGCGGCCTTCACCACCCGGTCGCCGGGGGCGCTCAGCAGCAGCACCGGGGTCTTCACCTGGGCGAGCGGCAGGGTGTTCTGCACCAGGTCCGACGCGCGCAGCGCCGCCCGCACCCAGCCGAAGCTGACGCCGCCGACGCGCAGTTCCGGCCGCTCGCGGAAGGGCGTGTGGAAGGCGGCGTAGCGCCCGGGGTCGGAGGTGATGGAGTTGTCCGGCCGGAACTCGCCTTCCGCCGGGTCGTAGTCGTGCTGGCCGAAGGCGTAACGCTCCCCCCGGCCCATCCGGCAGAACAGCCGCGCCAGCACCCGCACCGCGGAGCGGGGCAGGGGGGCGGTGGCGATGTCGTACATCGGGGCCGACAGCACCGCGGCGGCATAGCGGTCGGGGCGGCGGGCCAGCAGCAGCGTCGCCGCCATGCCGCCCATGGAATGGGCCATCAGCAACACCGGCCGGTCGCCGGCGCGCGGCACCACCGCCTGGGCATGCACCTGGTCGAGGTCGTCGGCCAGCGTCGAGAAATCGTTCAGATGATGGATCTGCGGGTTGGCCAGCGGGCGGTCCGACAATCCCTGGTTTCGCCAGTCGAAGGCGACCACCTGAAAGCCCCGCTCCACCAGGGCCGACGCGGTCTCCGCGTATTTCTCGATGAACTCTGCTCTTCCGGTTGCCAGAAGCACGGTACCCCGTATTGTTCCATGCCCTGTCCAACAGGCAGAGCGCAGCCTCGTGCCGTCGCTCAGTCTCAGCCAGTCAAACTGCTGTGGCAGCATGGATTTCCTCGTCACTTGGCCTTTCGGATGGCGAACGGAACACGCCCTCGGGATCATCTCTACCACGACGGCCGGCGGAACTCCTGACGAATTTCATCGTTTCCTGCCTCCGTGAGGAGGTGAAGACATGAAGTCATTCTTTTTGGTGAACACGCCCCGGATTACGGCCCGCATCCTCGTTGCGGCCCTGTGCGCCCTGCCGCTCGCCACGCCCGCGCTGGCGAAGGACAAGGCGCGCACCCCGGCCCTCAAGGTGGAACGCGCGAACGGCGAGCCGGTCATCGTGCACCAGGGGAAGGCGTCCTTCTACGGCGGCAAGTTCCACGGCCGCAAGACGGCCAGTGGCGAGCGCATGAACCAGAACAAGCGCACCGCCGCCTCCCGCGTGCTGCCGCTCGGCACCAAGGCGACGGTGACGAACCAGGAGAACGGCAAGAGCGTCGAGGTCATCGTCAACGACCGCGGCCCCTATGTCGGCGGCCGGGTGATCGACCTGTCGCGCAAGGCCGCCCACGACCTCGGCATGGTCGAGGACGGCGTGGTGCCGGTGCGGGTGGAGGCCAAGCCCTCCGAGCAGCCCACCGAGGAGGTGAAGGAGAAGGTGGAGGCCAAGGCCGTCGCCACCGACCCGCGCGCCGCCGCCAGCCGGCCGGTCCAGGTGGCGGAGCGCCCCGATGAGTCCTCCGGCGGATCGCGCGGCGGCAGGGGCGCGGCGGGTGACCGCTGACCCGGTCCCGCGGGGGGCGTCTTCCGTCGGCGCTCCCCGGCGGGGGCCTCCGAGTCGCTGCCCGCGGCAGCCGCCGCCGCTTCCCGGCCTTATAACCGTCACGCGCTTGTTATCGAACCGCAACGATCCATCTTCGCTGGAGGTTTGCTGCACCGCGTCGGCACCGCCGCCGCGGGACCTCCGGGCCGGCCGGAGGCGGTGTCGGAGATACGGCTTTGCCCAGGCTAAGTCGCTGTGAGCTATGAGATTCGGCCCCCCGGCGCAAAGCTGGAAGTAACCGCGGGCGACCGCCGTGGTTTGCTTCGTAAACATAACGTTGCCCGGCGTGTCCGATAACCGTACGGCCGTTTTCACCGTTGCTTCGCGGTCTTAGGGATTTCTTTGCTTTTTTGCGGGACTCGTGGTGCCATGAAGTCGTTGCGGTGCACATATTGCGCCGCATCATGGTCAGGTCTGCGCCTGGGATCGGCGCCGGAGAGCGAAGGAAGCGTGTGATGGACGATGTTCGTCAGGTCCACAAGGACACCGAGGGCTACTGCATCGAGGATCTCGCCGTCGGCATGAC is from Azospirillum thermophilum and encodes:
- a CDS encoding STAS domain-containing protein, whose protein sequence is MTDQTAPAKIIRNDAAQQRNTRMDYSVHDAQDSTEIRLKGRMTYSDHDTFRSVIAAFERPPGHRIVFDLSGLDFVDSSGLGMFIIAKDTAEKRNLQFTLRGARDEVQRLITIAKFHKVFSIDD
- a CDS encoding HRDC domain-containing protein, giving the protein MSKEVRTFTIPDAAAEEAQAHLSAFLRTVEVERIDTAYADGAWRVLVLFQDLKRKEESQQIEAAIIGALNVWRDRTANAQGTTRDAVLADDLVAEIARFAPTTEHELSIIIGARDQSVAVGQHGGEIVQVVRSTLDLLID
- a CDS encoding PRC-barrel domain-containing protein, whose translation is MHKMLIATLSAFALMTGVAAAQAPAGNATVPDAQNAPVRGSLSPSLGSGGAPSVEQLMNKSVVGADDQTIGKVTDVILGPDGQAQLIVVRSGGFLGIGGKDIAADMKLVEVDPGNNALKLRDVTQASVRDMPEFRYDDSMTSLNRGPQRDATKEGAKE
- a CDS encoding vitamin B12-dependent ribonucleotide reductase — its product is MRIQRRFTIEGQDAYAAIGFRRATSEIRNPDGSVVFSQTDIEVPENFSQVASDILAQKYFRKAGVPAALRSVEENTVPSWLWRKEADQEALAALPKEKRYVGEQSAKQVFDRLAGTWTYWGWKGGYFDTEADARAFNDELRFMLAAQMAAPNSPQWFNTGLHWAYGIDGPSQGHFYVDFKTGLLTSSASAYEHPQPHACFIQSVADDLVNEGGIMDLWVREARLFKYGSGTGSNFSRLRGEGEKLAGGGKSSGLMSFLKIGDRAAGAIKSGGTTRRAAKMVTVDMDHPDIEAYIDWKVTEEQKVAALVTGSKVCQKHLTAVMAAAQSGTDPKENKELKKAILAARRDQVSENYIQRVVQFASQGFKSIEFKTYNTDWDSEAYLTVAGQNSNNSVRVSNDFVQAVLDDADWNLIARTTGKVHKTVRARDLWEKVGYAAWACADPGVQFDTTINEWHTCPASGRINASNPCSEYMFLDDTACNLASLNLMSFRRKDGSFDVEAFEHACRLWTVVLEISVLMAQFPSKEIAQLSYEFRTLGLGFANLGGLLMASGLPYDSDEGRAYCAGISAVMTGVAYATSAEMAQELGAFPGYEANRDHMLRVIRNHRRAANGEMDGYEALTVRPVPFVADLCPDQELALAAVRVWDEALELGEVHGFRNAQATVVAPTGTIGLVMDCDTTGIEPDFALVKFKKLAGGGYFKIVNRLVPEALKTLGYTPEQIKEIELYAVGHGTLRNAPGIDHAALKAKGFTDEVLEKLEGSLATAFDIKFVFNKWTIGAAFCVETLGIPAETLDAPGFDLLSHLGFAKADIEAANTFCCGAMTLEGAPYLREEHLPVFDCANPCGRIGKRYLSWASHITMMAAAQPFISGAISKTINMPNAATVDECKDAYLMSWRLGLKANALYRDGSKLSQPLQAAVLDDEDGETAEAIAEAGTAARTQIVSERIVEKVVEKIIERKASSRERLPHRRKGYTQKAIVGGHKVYLRTGEYEDGRLGEIFIDMHKEGAAFRSLMNNFAIAVSIGLQYGVPLEEFVEAFTFTRFEPSGMVSGNDTIKMATSVIDYIFREIAISYLGRSDLAHATPEDLIPFTVGTGDRQGDLPADTVQPSDIVRKVTSTGYVRNNLNLRVFDGGQAQRVSAAQALLATGTDGVAATATASASAVAASPAVSTATAVGVATASSVTGTAYGGSTSDQRFDRIREARARGYEGDPCGECGNMTLVRNGTCLKCDSCGSTTGCS
- a CDS encoding methyl-accepting chemotaxis protein, translating into MFFSRDKNNGDSELLALLNRHAGVGLWDAKLHNGDPAHPQSSWRWSAEFRRLVGFENPSDFPDVMASWADRLHPDDVQPTFAAFGACLADRSGRTNYDVAYRLRMKNGTYRWFRAIGGVARDSSGTAQRACGSLIDIHDQKMAEQEKKDQLAALASRFEANVMNVVQMVSGSTTEMRESVQVMSSSAREAAEQTQSVANAASQATTNVQTVAAAAEELSASISEISRQVTEAARVSATASDETARTNTMVVGLAAAAAKISEVIKLINDIASQTNLLALNATIEAARAGEAGKGFAVVANEVKSLANQTAKATEEISTQITAVQEETRRTVEAIKSIGTVIDQVRQISSGIAAAIEEQGATTQEIARNVQAAAQATRGVSNTIDSVSHSAANTGRSADSLLATAGTLSQNADRLRSEVSSFLSSVRAG
- a CDS encoding DUF6352 family protein, translated to MPDFWRESGYHLLERDAQGHLAVTPDFLRAYLLRPEMRPPEEACPAERTLHAGLMEDPGRPVPDALVEVLADPDARDNWRVWLAFRDRLLAAGTLEGCYLRLFREGVRGVPGLFVDQLVHAIVRGLLDGTPSGLRARAGELLFREQTVSVDDGRVRLADRETVEMMAATGGFGSLGRLVVEAGTAPRQVELDILDETNHPAYWERDQRHDTVLDVTFAAAGLDALARVLEGWVAHFLGVTVSIQPVQQIRDDRWVWHVGLDGEATAIMNDLYNGVEVGQERLARILALFRLEFADPADMRPDLAGRPVYLGLAMTDKRLLKLKPQNLLVNLPLADRV
- a CDS encoding alpha/beta fold hydrolase is translated as MLLATGRAEFIEKYAETASALVERGFQVVAFDWRNQGLSDRPLANPQIHHLNDFSTLADDLDQVHAQAVVPRAGDRPVLLMAHSMGGMAATLLLARRPDRYAAAVLSAPMYDIATAPLPRSAVRVLARLFCRMGRGERYAFGQHDYDPAEGEFRPDNSITSDPGRYAAFHTPFRERPELRVGGVSFGWVRAALRASDLVQNTLPLAQVKTPVLLLSAPGDRVVKAAAHWAVARRMPAMTVLDYPDAKHELLMERDAIRDRVWADIDAFLARTVPAPVPAAAR
- a CDS encoding septal ring lytic transglycosylase RlpA family protein → MKSFFLVNTPRITARILVAALCALPLATPALAKDKARTPALKVERANGEPVIVHQGKASFYGGKFHGRKTASGERMNQNKRTAASRVLPLGTKATVTNQENGKSVEVIVNDRGPYVGGRVIDLSRKAAHDLGMVEDGVVPVRVEAKPSEQPTEEVKEKVEAKAVATDPRAAASRPVQVAERPDESSGGSRGGRGAAGDR